In Quercus lobata isolate SW786 chromosome 12, ValleyOak3.0 Primary Assembly, whole genome shotgun sequence, a genomic segment contains:
- the LOC115972209 gene encoding uncharacterized protein LOC115972209 isoform X1 — protein sequence MSNVGIGYDHGGACYYSVLGLCKQATENEIRCAYRKLAMKWHPDRWMKDQKIAGEAKRRFQQIQEAYSVLSNKGKRTIYDAGLFGLLGDDDDEGFVDFMQEMVLMMQNVRPQPQEENTMEELQGLLTDMVRENEMVNFGFELSTSQSPSKRMRFDL from the exons ATGTCCAACGTTGGAATAGGTTATGATCATGGCGGGGCGTGTTATTATTCAGTGCTTGGTTTGTGTAAGCAAGCCACAGAAAATGAGATTCGCTGTGCTTATCGCAAACTTGCCATG AAATGGCACCCAGATAGGTGgatgaaagaccaaaaaattgCTGGAGAAGCTAAAAGACGGTTCCAACAAATCCAAGAAGCTTATTCag TTTTATCAAATAAAGGAAAGAGAACAATCTATGATGCTGGATTGTTTGGTCTCCTTGGAGACGATGATGACGAG GGATTTGTAGATTTCATGCAAGAAATGGTTTTGATGATGCAAAATGTGAGGCCACAGCCACAG GAAGAGAACACCATGGAGGAGCTTCAGGGGTTGTTAACGGACATGGTTAGGGAGAATGAAATGGTCAATTTTGGATTTGAGTTGAGCACGTCTCAGAGTCCTAGTAAGAGGATGCGTTTTGATTTGTAA
- the LOC115972209 gene encoding uncharacterized protein LOC115972209 isoform X2, which yields MKWHPDRWMKDQKIAGEAKRRFQQIQEAYSVLSNKGKRTIYDAGLFGLLGDDDDEGFVDFMQEMVLMMQNVRPQPQEENTMEELQGLLTDMVRENEMVNFGFELSTSQSPSKRMRFDL from the exons ATG AAATGGCACCCAGATAGGTGgatgaaagaccaaaaaattgCTGGAGAAGCTAAAAGACGGTTCCAACAAATCCAAGAAGCTTATTCag TTTTATCAAATAAAGGAAAGAGAACAATCTATGATGCTGGATTGTTTGGTCTCCTTGGAGACGATGATGACGAG GGATTTGTAGATTTCATGCAAGAAATGGTTTTGATGATGCAAAATGTGAGGCCACAGCCACAG GAAGAGAACACCATGGAGGAGCTTCAGGGGTTGTTAACGGACATGGTTAGGGAGAATGAAATGGTCAATTTTGGATTTGAGTTGAGCACGTCTCAGAGTCCTAGTAAGAGGATGCGTTTTGATTTGTAA
- the LOC115971418 gene encoding kinesin-like protein KIN-14I: MMMMAEGTLSFSVAEVVEDVLQQHGTRLRDLDLASRKAEEAASRRNEAAGWLRKMVGVVAAKDLPAEPSEEEFRLGLRSGIILCNVLNKVHPGAVPKVVESPCDSALIPDGAALSAFQYFENVRNFLVAVQELGIPTFEASDLEQGGKSARVVNCVLAVKSYSEWKQTGGNGVWKFGGNVKPMVSAKSFVRKNSEPFTNSLSRNSSMGEKSLNVLSSEIDSNKMPTNGSLSMLVRAVLLDKKPEEVPSLVESVLSKVVEEFEHRIASQLELMKTPPKDMAVSHGNRALLKFTSADKKTEDKNEKLIKKEEFAHKTSISNEKSKGQLMKQQMIFDQQQRDIQELKHTLHTTKAGMNFMQMKFHEEFHNLGIHIHGLAHAASGYHRVLEENRKLYNQVQDLKGSIRVYCRVRPFLSGQSNHFSAVDHIEEGIITMNTPSRHGKGQRSFSFNKVFGPSASQEEVFSDMQPLIRSVLDGYNVCIFAYGQTGSGKTFTMSGPRELTEKSQGVNYRALSDLFQIANQRKDTFSYDVSVQMIEIYNEQVRDLLVIDGTNRRLEIRNSSHRGHSVPDANVVPVSSTFDVIDLMNLGQKNRAVGATALNDRSSRSHSCLTVHVQGRDLTSGAILRGCMHLVDLAGSERVDKSEVTGDRLKEAQHINRSLSALGDVIASLAQKNPHVPYRNSKLTQLLQDSLGGQAKTLMFVHISPEPDAIGESISTLKFAERVATVELGAAKVNKDSTDVKELKEQIASLKAALARKEGEPEHIQTSISGSSEKYRTKASEISPFQSKQKDAGLFEDHNSCRKPMGDVGNMELRSNSASRQKTQSFDLDELLANSPPWPPVNGHGQNYREDDREMGSGEWVDKVMVNKHDVSRVENPLGSWAADNGDLSDVFYQKYLPDSSKIYPDQSYNMFMGSNQFNVTSTDEMDDLDAATSDSSEPDLLWQFNHSKLTSMTNGISAKTRKPNSKPAKSPELSKNTNASLGPSPSRKLANGVGNVQRNGRQPAPTDMKRRAGNRK; this comes from the exons atgatgatgatggcgGAGGGGACATTGTCGTTTTCGGTGGCGGAAGTGGTGGAGGATGTGCTTCAGCAGCACGGGACTCGCCTCAGAGATCTTGATTTGGCTTCTAGAAAAGCTGAGGAAGctg CGTCGAGAAGGAACGAAGCGGCGGGGTGGCTGAGAAAGATGGTAGGTGTAGTGGCGGCGAAAGATTTGCCGGCGGAGCCGTCAGAGGAAGAGTTTAGGCTTGGATTAAGAAGTGGTATTATTCTCTGCAATGTTCTCAATAAGGTTCATCCTGGAGCTGTGCCCAAG gTGGTGGAGAGTCCTTGTGATTCTGCTCTGATCCCCGATGGAGCCGCGTTATCGGCATTTCAGTACTTTGAGAATGTGAGGAATTTTCTAGTAGCTGTGCAGGAACTGGGAATTCCCACTTTTGAGGCATCTGATCTGGAACAA GGAGGGAAATCTGCAAGGGTTGTGAATTGTGTTTTGGCGGTAAAATCCTACAGTGAATGGAAACAGACTGGGGGAAATGGAGTATGGAAATTTGGTGGAAATGTGAAACCAATGGTGTCAGCCAAGTCTTTTGTGAGGAAAAATTCAGAGCCGTTCACGAATTCCTTGTCGAGGAACTCATCAATGGGTGAAAAATCCTTGAATGTGCTGTCCTCTGAGATTGACTCTAATAAAATG CCTACCAATGGTTCCTTGAGTATGCTTGTTCGTGCAGTTCTGTTAGATAAGAAGCCCGAAGAAGTTCCATCG CTGGTCGAATCCGTGCTAAGCAAGGTAGTGGAGGAGTTTGAGCATCGCATTGCAAGCCAACTTGAGCTG ATGAAAACACCTCCGAAAGATATGGCTGTTTCCCATGGCAACAGAGCTCTTTTGAAATTTACTTCTGCCGATAAAAAG ACTgaagacaaaaatgaaaagttgaTAAAGAAAGAGGAATTTGCCCATAAAACAAGCATTTCTAATGAGAAATCAAAAGGCCAGCTCATGAAACAGCAAATGATCTTTGATCAACAGCAAAGAGACATTCAA GAACTAAAGCATACACTTCACACTACAAAAGCTGGTATGAACTTTATGCAAATGAAGTTCCATGAGGAGTTTCACAATCTTG GTATACACATTCATGGCCTAGCTCATGCTGCTTCTGGGTATCATAGAGTTCTTGAGGAAAATCGCAAGCTGTACAATCAAGTGCAGGATCTCAAGG GAAGTATCCGGGTTTATTGTCGAGTGAGACCCTTCTTGTCTGGACAATCAAATCATTTTAGCGCCGTGGATCATATAGAAGAAGGAATTATCACTATGAATACTCCATCAAGGCATGGAAAAGGCCAGAGGTCCTTTAGCTTCAACAAGGTCTTTGGGCCATCTGCAAGTCAAG AGGAGGTCTTCTCTGATATGCAGCCTTTGATTCGGTCTGTTCTTGATGGTTACAATGTTTGCATATTTGCATATGGTCAAACAGGATCTGGAAAGACTTTCACTATG AGTGGACCCAGAGAGCTTACGGAAAAAAGCCAAGGAGTAAATTATAGGGCATTGAGTGATTTGTTTCAAATAGCAAATCAAAGAAAGGACACTTTTAGTTACGATGTTTCTGTTCAGATGATTGAGATCTATAATGAGCAAGTTAGGGATCTCCTTGTTATTGATGGAACTAACAGAAG GTTAGAAATTCGAAATAGTTCTCATAGAGGGCATAGTGTACCAGATGCGAATGTTGTTCCAGTATCATCGACATTTGATGTTATTGATCTAATGAACCTTGGACAAAAGAATCGTGCAGTAGGTGCAACAGCCCTAAATGACCGTAGTAGTCGCTCACATAG TTGCTTGACGGTTCATGTTCAAGGAAGAGACTTGACATCTGGAGCTATTCTTCGTGGCTGTATGCATCTGGTTGATTTAGCAGGAAGTGAGAGGGTAGATAAATCTGAGGTGACAGGAGATAGATTGAAAGAGGCACAACACATTAACAGATCTTTGTCAGCTTTGGGTGACGTGATAGCTTCCCTTGCACAAAAGAATCCACATGTTCCTTATAGAAATAGCAAACTTACACAACTGCTCCAAGATTCACTTG GAGGGCAGGCCAAGACGCTGATGTTTGTTCACATAAGCCCTGAGCCTGATGCTATTGGAGAATCAATCAGTACGCTTAAATTTGCAGAGCGAGTTGCCACTGTTGAACTTGGTGCTGCCAAAGTAAACAAAGATAGCACAGATGTCAAGGAGCTCAAAGAACAG attGCAAGCCTGAAGGCTGCATTGGCAAGAAAAGAGGGGGAACCGGAGCATATTCAAACTTCCATATCTGGAAGCTCTGAAAAATACAGGACAAAAGCTAGTGAGATATCACCTTTTCAATCTAAACAGAAGGATGCAGGTTTATTCGAAGACCACAATAGCTGCCGGAAACCAATGGGTGACGTAGGCAATATGGAG CTTCGTAGCAATTCTGCCTCGAGGCAAAAGACACAAAGCTTTGATCTTGATGAGCTATTAGCAAATTCACCTCCCTGGCCTCCGGTGAATGGTCATGGCCAGAACTACAGGGAGGATGATAGAGAAATGGGCTCGGGTGAGTGGGTTGATAAGGTCATGGTAAACAAGCATGATGTAAGCAGAGTTGAGAACCCTTTAGGAAGTTGGGCAGCAGATAATGGGGACTTATCTGATGTATTTTACCAGAAATATCTCCCTGATTCTTCCAAAATTTATCCAGATCAATCCTATAATATGTTTATGGGAAGCAACCAGTTCAATGTCACAAGTACCGATGAAATGGATGATCTTGATGCTGCCACCAGTGATTCTTCAGAACCAGATTTGCTTTGGCAATTCAATCATTCAAAGCTTACCAGCATGACCAATGGAATTAGTGCAAAAACCAGGAAACCCAATTCAAAGCCAGCAAAGAGCCCAGAGCTAAG CAAGAATACCAATGCTTCTCTTGGCCCTTCACCTTCAAGGAAATTAGCAAATGGGGTAGGCAATGTGCAGCGGAATGGGAGGCAGCCAGCTCCAACTGATATGAAACGTAGAGCTGggaatagaaaatag